The DNA segment TTATGAAGGATAAATTTAATCAAAGTCTGGGTAATGCTAGATTTGTCTGGAATAATTTATTAACAGAATACCAAAAAACCTTTGAATTATTTAAACAACATGGCTATACAAAGCTAAAATGCAATCAAACCACATTCAACACCATGTTAACAATGTTGAAAAAACAATATCCATTTTTATATGACAGTGAATCTAGCACATTACAGCAGGTCTATCGTGACTTAATACGTTCATTTAATGGATTTTTTAAAAACATCTCTAATTATCCAAGATTTAAATC comes from the Methanobrevibacter sp. genome and includes:
- a CDS encoding helix-turn-helix domain-containing protein, with translation MFYGCNIVNEGLRVKLYPDKVMKDKFNQSLGNARFVWNNLLTEYQKTFELFKQHGYTKLKCNQTTFNTMLTMLKKQYPFLYDSESSTLQQVYRDLIRSFNGFFKNISNYPRFKS